One Tubulanus polymorphus chromosome 5, tnTubPoly1.2, whole genome shotgun sequence DNA segment encodes these proteins:
- the LOC141905284 gene encoding RNA polymerase II transcriptional coactivator-like gives MPKTKEFISSSEDSDSEVEQPKKKKSKSEDKKAKKKASSPPPADEDDGTMKGESGETMYKLSKMRFVSVSEFRGKPLVNIREYYDKDGDLKPGRKGISLSIDQWNMLKQNMDAIDKDVKKL, from the exons ATGCCGAAAACAAAGGAATTCATCAGTTCTTCCGAAGATTCAGATTCTGAAGTTGAG CAACCAAAGAAGAAAAAGTCGAAGAGTGAAGATAAGAAAGCTAAGAAGAAGGCATCTTCCCCACCCCCAGCTGATGAGGATGATGGAACAATGAAGGGTGAATCAGGAGAGACTATGTATAAG CTCTCTAAAATGAGATTTGTTTCTGTGTCGGAATTTCGTGGTAAACCGCTGGTGAATATCAGAGAATATTACGATAAAGATGGAGATCTGAAACCGGGAAGAAAAG GAATATCACTATCGATTGACCAGTGGAACATGTTGAAACAGAATATGGATGCAATTGATAAAGACGTCAAGAAATtgtag